One genomic region from Natrinema caseinilyticum encodes:
- a CDS encoding SDR family NAD(P)-dependent oxidoreductase has protein sequence MHEPDYDVAGRTAIVTGASQGIGQAIAETLAASGANVAICSRSMDRVGPVAEGINEADDAGEALAVECNVREREQVQNLVDETVDAFGDIDILVNNAGGEFVAPFEDISENGWKTIVDLNLNSTVHCTQLAGEVMREGDGGAIINLSSVNGQHAAPGESHYGASKAAIIRLTETLATEWAEYGIRINCIAPGLIQTPGVAETLGIESEDMPPREKADRRIGHPEEIADVAQFLSSPAASFMNGETVTVKGVPRAGNSMSQDLGLED, from the coding sequence ATGCACGAACCAGACTACGACGTTGCGGGACGGACCGCCATCGTCACCGGGGCGAGCCAGGGGATCGGACAGGCGATCGCGGAGACGCTCGCGGCGAGCGGCGCGAACGTCGCGATCTGCTCGCGGTCCATGGACCGCGTGGGGCCGGTAGCGGAAGGAATCAACGAGGCCGACGACGCGGGCGAGGCGCTCGCCGTCGAGTGTAACGTCCGCGAGCGAGAGCAGGTCCAGAACCTGGTCGACGAAACCGTCGACGCGTTCGGCGATATCGATATCCTCGTCAACAACGCGGGCGGGGAGTTCGTCGCGCCGTTCGAAGACATCTCCGAGAACGGCTGGAAGACGATCGTCGACCTCAATCTCAACAGTACCGTCCACTGCACCCAGCTCGCGGGCGAGGTCATGCGCGAGGGCGACGGCGGCGCCATCATCAACCTCTCGAGCGTCAACGGCCAGCACGCCGCTCCCGGCGAAAGTCACTACGGCGCCTCGAAGGCGGCGATCATCCGTCTGACCGAGACGCTCGCCACCGAGTGGGCCGAATACGGTATCCGGATCAACTGCATCGCTCCCGGTCTCATCCAGACGCCGGGCGTCGCCGAGACGCTCGGGATCGAAAGCGAGGACATGCCGCCCCGCGAGAAGGCCGACCGCCGCATCGGCCACCCCGAAGAGATCGCCGACGTCGCCCAGTTCCTCTCGAGCCCCGCCGCCTCGTTCATGAACGGCGAGACGGTCACCGTCAAGGGCGTCCCGCGGGCGGGGAATTCGATGTCGCAGGATCTCGGGCTCGAGGACTGA
- a CDS encoding DUF7534 family protein translates to MSSSNYAQFFRSLAVLSVLAVLLSALFAPPDPFTQLLYVGPLLIGALVLSYVHAYTDRLEALESAF, encoded by the coding sequence ATGAGCTCGTCGAACTACGCCCAATTTTTTCGGTCCCTGGCCGTTCTGAGCGTGCTTGCGGTCCTCCTATCGGCCCTCTTCGCGCCTCCCGATCCGTTCACGCAACTGCTGTACGTCGGTCCGTTGCTGATCGGTGCACTCGTCCTTTCGTACGTTCACGCGTACACGGATCGCCTCGAAGCGTTGGAAAGCGCGTTCTGA
- a CDS encoding MFS transporter — protein sequence MTRFTSVALLRNREFAALAGTAFARSQAYSTILIALALYADLFRTSGFVEGLFGAMFALVQLLIVLPLGRKVDTGNAKRYLLAGFLLNVGVFVGFVFVTSPAHVVLVRMVQGLSASILWITGAAIVGEISPDDQQGRWLGAYNQFASISSLAGDLVGGYLLFAYGFTATYVVLSAITMGSFVLVFAFLRDNPGGRKDPEEAGGAETFRALLGLPMLRALVGFRFFFSFGKMAVILFLPIYARTSFGISAFAIGWIMAGGKLTKALTQGFVGNLTDRHGMEHYFVATGAILYGIGTAAIPLAAYAEGRIDPLTVTVHGDTQTLGGAFVALFLAYSLLGIADSIRLPASMSLFVDEGGQYDSVASAMSLRSISWKVGQVTGPILVGTTMDFVSTEAGFFLAAGFIVVATAAFVVTARRAHSRRIVTDEPSPGD from the coding sequence GTGACACGATTTACGTCAGTCGCGCTCCTGAGAAACAGGGAGTTCGCGGCGCTGGCCGGAACCGCGTTCGCGAGGAGCCAGGCGTACTCGACGATCCTGATCGCGCTGGCACTGTACGCCGACCTCTTTCGGACGTCCGGATTCGTCGAGGGGCTGTTCGGTGCGATGTTCGCGCTCGTCCAGTTGCTCATCGTCCTGCCGCTCGGCCGGAAAGTGGATACGGGGAACGCAAAGCGGTACCTGCTCGCCGGTTTCCTGCTCAACGTCGGCGTCTTCGTCGGGTTCGTTTTCGTGACCAGCCCGGCCCACGTCGTCCTCGTTCGGATGGTCCAGGGGCTCAGCGCGAGTATCCTCTGGATTACGGGCGCTGCGATCGTCGGCGAGATCAGCCCCGACGACCAGCAAGGGCGGTGGCTCGGCGCGTACAACCAGTTCGCGTCAATCTCGTCGCTGGCCGGCGATCTGGTCGGCGGGTACCTGCTGTTCGCCTACGGCTTCACCGCGACGTACGTCGTTCTCTCGGCGATCACGATGGGATCGTTCGTCCTCGTCTTCGCCTTCCTCCGCGACAACCCCGGCGGCCGGAAGGACCCCGAGGAAGCCGGCGGCGCGGAGACGTTTCGAGCGCTGCTCGGGCTTCCGATGCTTCGGGCGCTGGTGGGCTTTCGATTCTTCTTCAGCTTCGGGAAGATGGCGGTCATCCTCTTTCTCCCCATTTACGCGCGGACGAGTTTCGGCATCTCCGCGTTCGCCATCGGCTGGATCATGGCCGGCGGGAAGCTCACGAAAGCGCTCACACAGGGCTTCGTCGGTAACCTCACGGACCGCCACGGCATGGAACACTACTTCGTCGCCACCGGCGCGATCCTCTACGGAATCGGTACCGCTGCGATCCCGCTGGCCGCGTACGCCGAGGGACGGATCGATCCCCTCACGGTGACGGTACACGGAGACACACAGACCCTCGGCGGCGCCTTCGTCGCGCTCTTTCTCGCCTACTCCCTGCTCGGAATCGCCGATTCCATCCGGCTGCCGGCGAGCATGTCGCTGTTCGTCGACGAGGGCGGGCAGTACGACTCCGTCGCGAGCGCCATGTCGCTGCGATCGATCTCCTGGAAGGTCGGTCAGGTGACGGGACCGATCCTCGTGGGGACGACGATGGACTTCGTCTCCACCGAAGCGGGATTCTTCCTCGCCGCCGGATTCATCGTCGTCGCGACCGCGGCCTTCGTCGTGACCGCCCGACGCGCCCACTCGAGACGCATCGTGACGGACGAACCGTCTCCCGGTGACTGA
- a CDS encoding MOSC domain-containing protein, which produces MGTHTEGSVDAIHIASEAGAEMQSLTDVKAVADRGLEGDRYFDRAGSWSGEKGRDLPPEDRALTLFEAETLDIVERDAGIELEPADHRRNITTRNVAVDHLLDERFQIGEAVCEGTEICEPCAYLESLTEEGVLSALVHRGGLNVKIVSTGEVSVGDQITVL; this is translated from the coding sequence ATGGGTACGCACACGGAAGGCAGCGTCGACGCGATTCACATCGCTTCGGAAGCCGGGGCGGAGATGCAGTCGCTGACGGACGTCAAAGCGGTCGCCGACCGCGGACTCGAGGGCGACCGATACTTCGACCGGGCGGGGTCGTGGTCGGGGGAAAAGGGCCGGGACCTCCCGCCGGAGGACCGAGCGCTCACGCTCTTCGAAGCCGAGACGCTCGACATCGTCGAGCGGGACGCCGGCATCGAACTCGAGCCGGCCGATCACCGACGGAATATTACCACCAGAAACGTCGCCGTCGATCACCTGCTCGACGAGCGGTTTCAGATCGGAGAAGCGGTCTGCGAAGGGACCGAGATCTGCGAGCCGTGTGCGTACCTCGAGTCACTCACCGAGGAGGGCGTCCTCAGCGCGCTCGTCCACCGGGGCGGGTTGAACGTCAAGATCGTCTCCACCGGGGAGGTCTCCGTCGGCGATCAGATAACCGTTCTGTAG
- the mutL gene encoding DNA mismatch repair endonuclease MutL, producing MSDASTPSDDETDIHQLDDETVARIAAGEVVERPASAVKELVENSLDADASSVDVTVDAGGTERIRVADDGRGMFAADVRAAVREHTTSKIDGLEDLESGVATLGFRGEALHTIGSVSRMTVRSRPRGAAGAGTELVYEGGDVVSVEPTGCPDGTIVELEDLFYNTPARRKFLKTTATEFAHVNRVVTRYALANPEVAVSLTHDGREVFATTGQGDLQAAVLAVYGREVASAMIPLEADGDALPPGPLDTVSGLVSHPETNRSSREYLATYVNGRAVTADAVREGIMGAYGTQLGGDRYPFVTLFLEVPGDAVDVNVHPRKREVRFDDDDAVRRQVDAAVESALLEHGLLRSRAPRGRSAPGETRIEPGGERRAASGTEHDGESGTASSGGGSTLEGGPDTDAAAGESTASESASAAESTSRRRPQTSNSSAPSEAGPSGSSAPSEAGPSGSSTPSEADPSNAASASGRRGETATDPAESGGEPADVAENLAGTSGRKRESRTDRDSSDRTASGGDRTSSLDSDRKFEAAVEQRTLTGEAATGDETDFDSLPPLRVLGQLHETYLVCESSDGLVLIDQHAADERVNYERLRDAFATDPSAQALASPVELELTAAEAEAFDHYREALSRLGFYADRIDDRTVAVTTVPAVFAETLEPSRLRDVLASFIAGDRETGAETVDALADEFLGDLACYPSITGNTSLTEGSVVDLLAALDDCENPYSCPHGRPVIVQFDEAEIEDRFERDYPGHGE from the coding sequence ATGAGTGACGCGAGTACCCCTTCCGACGACGAGACCGATATCCACCAGCTAGACGACGAGACGGTTGCCAGAATCGCCGCCGGTGAGGTCGTCGAGCGGCCCGCGAGCGCGGTGAAGGAACTCGTCGAGAACAGCCTGGACGCGGACGCTTCGAGCGTCGACGTCACCGTCGACGCGGGCGGCACGGAGCGAATCCGGGTCGCCGACGACGGCCGTGGCATGTTCGCGGCCGACGTCCGCGCGGCCGTCCGCGAGCACACGACCAGCAAGATAGACGGCCTCGAAGATCTCGAGTCCGGCGTCGCGACCCTGGGATTCCGGGGCGAGGCGCTGCATACGATCGGATCGGTGTCGCGCATGACCGTTCGCTCACGACCGCGTGGGGCGGCCGGTGCGGGGACGGAACTCGTCTACGAGGGCGGCGACGTCGTGTCCGTGGAGCCGACCGGCTGTCCCGACGGAACGATCGTCGAACTAGAGGACCTGTTCTACAACACGCCGGCTCGCCGGAAGTTCCTCAAGACGACGGCGACGGAGTTCGCCCACGTCAACCGCGTCGTCACGCGGTACGCGCTCGCGAATCCCGAGGTGGCCGTTTCCCTCACGCACGACGGTCGAGAAGTGTTCGCCACGACGGGCCAGGGTGACCTGCAGGCCGCCGTGCTCGCCGTCTACGGGCGCGAGGTCGCGTCAGCGATGATCCCCCTCGAGGCCGACGGCGACGCGCTCCCGCCCGGACCGCTCGACACCGTCTCCGGGCTGGTCTCCCACCCCGAAACCAACCGCTCGAGCCGGGAGTACCTCGCGACGTACGTCAACGGCCGGGCCGTGACCGCCGACGCGGTGCGCGAGGGGATCATGGGCGCGTACGGCACGCAACTCGGCGGTGACCGCTACCCCTTCGTGACCCTCTTTCTCGAGGTACCCGGCGATGCGGTCGACGTGAACGTCCACCCGCGCAAGCGAGAGGTGCGGTTCGACGACGACGACGCGGTCCGGAGACAAGTCGACGCCGCCGTGGAATCCGCGCTGCTCGAGCACGGTCTGCTCCGGTCTCGAGCGCCCCGGGGCCGGTCGGCGCCGGGCGAGACGCGGATCGAACCCGGCGGCGAACGCCGGGCTGCGTCGGGCACCGAACACGACGGCGAGTCCGGCACCGCGTCATCCGGCGGCGGATCGACGCTCGAGGGCGGGCCCGATACGGACGCGGCCGCTGGCGAATCGACGGCGAGCGAATCCGCGTCGGCGGCCGAGTCGACTTCGCGCCGTCGGCCGCAGACATCGAACTCGAGTGCCCCGTCAGAGGCCGGTCCGTCGGGCTCGAGTGCCCCGTCAGAGGCCGGTCCGTCGGGCTCGAGCACCCCGTCAGAGGCCGACCCGTCGAACGCCGCGTCGGCCTCCGGGAGACGGGGCGAAACAGCCACGGATCCGGCGGAGAGCGGCGGCGAACCCGCCGACGTCGCCGAGAACCTCGCCGGGACTTCCGGACGAAAACGGGAGTCGCGGACCGATCGTGACTCGAGCGACCGGACCGCCTCGGGTGGCGACCGCACCTCGAGTCTCGACTCCGACCGCAAGTTCGAGGCGGCCGTCGAACAGCGGACGCTAACCGGCGAGGCCGCGACTGGCGACGAAACGGACTTCGACTCGCTCCCGCCGTTGCGCGTCCTCGGCCAGCTTCACGAGACGTATCTGGTGTGTGAATCGTCCGACGGACTCGTCTTGATCGATCAGCACGCCGCCGACGAGCGGGTCAATTACGAGCGTCTCCGGGACGCGTTCGCCACCGATCCGAGCGCACAGGCGCTCGCCTCGCCCGTCGAACTCGAGCTAACGGCGGCGGAGGCCGAGGCCTTCGATCACTACCGCGAGGCGCTCTCGCGGCTGGGCTTCTACGCCGATCGGATCGACGATCGGACCGTCGCGGTGACGACCGTTCCCGCGGTGTTCGCCGAGACGCTCGAGCCGTCGCGGTTGCGCGACGTCCTGGCGTCGTTCATCGCGGGCGACCGCGAAACCGGTGCCGAGACGGTCGACGCGCTGGCCGACGAGTTCCTCGGCGATCTGGCCTGTTATCCCTCGATCACCGGGAACACCTCGCTGACGGAGGGATCGGTCGTCGACCTGCTGGCGGCGTTAGACGACTGCGAGAACCCCTATTCCTGTCCACACGGTCGCCCCGTGATCGTGCAGTTCGACGAGGCGGAGATCGAAGACCGATTCGAGCGGGACTACCCGGGTCACGGAGAATAG